The Vidua chalybeata isolate OUT-0048 chromosome 17, bVidCha1 merged haplotype, whole genome shotgun sequence genome has a segment encoding these proteins:
- the ZHX3 gene encoding zinc fingers and homeoboxes protein 3 isoform X2, whose amino-acid sequence MASKRKSTTPCMIPIKTLVLQETEQDAGEDDPEGAQAEAPAEGAAASDAGASNSNNGALSNGHRGIADGDTYICKPCDFGSQDLHQFFGHLDSEHSDFSKDPAFACVGCSFLANSHEGLSHHNTESHAAETSFVWRVVKQDSRTTVEQSLCEATSSHDLPAEVPEEGADGQSEIIITKTPIMKIMKGKPEAKKIHTLKENVASQLGGESEVKDGEHSFSNGSVPVSQPTASSSKSSHIVNGSIIGNVPVLQAGVAQLVSLQQQPPLHQQLPTSKSLPKVMIPLSSIPTYNAAMDSNSFLKNSFNKFPYPTKAELCYLTVVTKYPEEQLKIWFTAQRLKQGISWSPEEIEDARKKMFNTVIQSVPQPTITVLNTPLVANPGTVPHLIQATLPGHVVGQPEGTGGLLVTQPIMANGLKGTSSSFTLAVTSVPKPQPAAQHSTVSSSNTSGVKVVNSAQSLLTACPAISSQTFLDPNVYKNKKSHEQLSALKGSFCRNQFPGQAEVERLTKITGLSTKEIRKWFSDRRYHYRNVRGGRAVFPGDSALDSLPEVTLDVPPRGAELSPAAVAATPGPHHPPRRQSWHQAPDFTPTKYKERAPEQLKALESSFAQNPLPAEEEVNRLRGETKMTRREIDSWFSERRKKKVAEENKKVEEVAQQEDEEAENGGGEGEDSSDEQRATSENGSVDASGSNPNSAERKVSPIKINLKNLRVTESNGKNEVPGTGANEKGDGSSSRPPTPPKTKLNFKKTAQQRHLLKQMFVQTQRPTNQEYDAIVSQTGLPRAEVIRWFGDSRYGYKNGQLKWYENYRRGVFPPGLVEVSPAGRELLEDYYEKHKGLREEDVPGLCERARLGAQQLKKQTELKPPAPEDPLLPLRRNL is encoded by the exons ATGGCTAGCAAAAGGAAATCCACAACTCCCTGCATGATACCAATAAAAACACTGGTGCTTCAGGAGACCGAACAGGATGCTGGAGAAGATGATCCTGAAGGAGCACAAGCAGAGGCtcctgcagaaggagcagcagcgAGTGATGCTGGGGCCAGCAACAGCAATAATGGAGCTTTGTCCAACGGGCACCGCGGCATTGCCGACGGTGACACTTACATCTGCAAGCCTTGTGACTTCGGGTCTCAAGACCTTCACCAGTTCTTTGGGCACTTGGACTCTGAGCACTCAGACTTTAGCAAAGACCCCGCCTTCGCGTGTGTCGGGTGCAGCTTCCTGGCCAACAGCCACGAAGGGCTCTCACACCACAACACCGAGTCGCACGCCGCCGAGACCAGCTTTGTCTGGAGGGTGGTGAAGCAGGACAGCCGTACAACCGTGGAGCAAAGTCTCTGTGAGGCCACCAGCAGCCATGACCTGCCAGCAGAGGTCCCTGAGGAAGGGGCAGATGGCCAGTCTGAAATTATCATTACCAAAACCCCTATCATGAAGATAATGAAGGGTAAACCCGAggccaaaaaaatccacacGCTGAAGGAGAATGTGGCAAGTCAGTTGGGTGGTGAGTCAGAGGTGAAGGATGGAGAGCATTCATTCTCAAATGGGTCGGTGCCAGTCAGCCAGCCCACTGCAAGTTCATCAAAGTCATCCCACATAGTGAACGGCTCCATCATAGGAAACGTGCCTGTTCTGCAGGCGGGTGTTGCACAGCTtgtgtctctgcagcagcagcccccgtTGCATCAGCAGCTCCCTACATCCAAATCCCTTCCCAAGGTGATGATCCCACTGAGCAGCATTCCCACATACAATGCTGCCATGGACTCCAACAGCTTCCTGAAAAACTCTTTCAACAAGTTCCCCTACCCCACCAAAGCTGAGCTGTGCTACTTGACAGTGGTGACCAAGTacccagaagagcagctgaagaTCTGGTTCACTGCCCAGAGGCTGAAGCAGGGCATTAGCTGGTCACCAGAGGAGATCGAAGATGCCAGGAAGAAGATGTTCAACACTGTTATTCAGTCTGTGCCACAACCCACCATTACAGTGCTGAACACGCCCCTGGTTGCAAATCCTGGGACTGTTCCCCATCTTATCCAGGCAACTTTACCAGGCCACGTGGtggggcagccagaggggacaggggggctGCTGGTCACGCAGCCCATCATGGCAAACGGGTTGAAGGGCACCAGCTCCTCTTTCACCTTGGCAGTGACTTCTGTCCCCAAGCCACAGCCGGCAGCGCAGCACAGCACCGTGAGCTCCAGCAACACATCCGGGGTCAAGGTGGTCAACAGCGCCCAGTCCCTGCTGACCGCCTGCCCTGCCATCTCCTCACAGACCTTCCTGGATCCCAATGTCTACAAAAATAAGAAGTCCCAtgagcagctctcagccctCAAAGGCAGCTTCTGCAGAAACCAGTTCCCTGGCCAGGCTGAAGTCGAGCGGCTGACAAAGATCACGGGCTTGTCCACCAAGGAGATCCGAAAATGGTTCAGCGACAGGAGGTACCACTACAGGAACGTGAGAGGCGGCCGGGCCGTCTTCCCTGGAGACAGCGCTCTTGATTCCCTGCCCGAAGTCACCTTAGATGTCCCAcccagaggagctgagctgagccctgcagcGGTGGCGGCTACGCCGGGCCCTCACCACCCACCACGGCGGCAGTCGTGGCACCAGGCGCCCGACTTCACCCCAACCAAGTACAAGGAGCGAGCGCCGGAGCAGCTGAAGGCCCTGGAGAGCAGTTTTGCCCAAAATCCCCTTCCTGCGGAGGAAGAGGTGAATCGCCTGAGGGGGGAGACGAAGATGACACGGAGGGAGATCGACAGCTGGTTCTcggagaggaggaagaagaaggtggCGGAGGAGAATAAGAAAGTGGAGGAGGTGGCTCaacaggaggatgaggaggcagAGAATGGCGGCGGGGAAGGGGAAGACTCCTCGGATGAGCAGAGGGCCACGAGTGAAAACGGCTCAGTCGACGCCTCCGGCAGCAACCCGAACTCGGCGGAGCGGAAGGTGAGTCCCATCAAAATCAACCTGAAAAACCTGCGAGTGACCGAGTCCAACGGCAAAAACGAGGTACCGGGGACCGGCGCAAATGAAAAGGGGGACGGCAGCTCCAGCCGGCCGCCCACCCCTCCCAAAACCAAACTGAACTTCAAAAAAACGGCCCAGCAGCGGCATCTGCTGAAGCAAATGTTCGTGCAGACCCAGCGCCCCACGAACCAGGAGTATGATGCCATCGTGTCCCAGACGGGCCTGCCGCGGGCCGAGGTCATTCGCTGGTTCGGGGACAGCCGCTATGGCTACAAGAACGGGCAGCTGAAGTGGTATGAGAACTACCGGCGGGGGGTCTTCCCCCCGGGGCTGGTGGAGGTCAGCCCCGCCGGCCGGGAGCTGCTCGAGGACTACTACGAGAAGCACAaggggctgcgggaggaggACGTGCCCGGCCTCTGCGAGCGCGCCCGCCTCGGCGCCCAGCAGCTCAAG aaacagaCTGAACTCAAGCCACCAGCCCCGGAGGATCCGCTCTTACCCTTGAGAAGAAATTTGTGA
- the ZHX3 gene encoding zinc fingers and homeoboxes protein 3 isoform X1 yields MASKRKSTTPCMIPIKTLVLQETEQDAGEDDPEGAQAEAPAEGAAASDAGASNSNNGALSNGHRGIADGDTYICKPCDFGSQDLHQFFGHLDSEHSDFSKDPAFACVGCSFLANSHEGLSHHNTESHAAETSFVWRVVKQDSRTTVEQSLCEATSSHDLPAEVPEEGADGQSEIIITKTPIMKIMKGKPEAKKIHTLKENVASQLGGESEVKDGEHSFSNGSVPVSQPTASSSKSSHIVNGSIIGNVPVLQAGVAQLVSLQQQPPLHQQLPTSKSLPKVMIPLSSIPTYNAAMDSNSFLKNSFNKFPYPTKAELCYLTVVTKYPEEQLKIWFTAQRLKQGISWSPEEIEDARKKMFNTVIQSVPQPTITVLNTPLVANPGTVPHLIQATLPGHVVGQPEGTGGLLVTQPIMANGLKGTSSSFTLAVTSVPKPQPAAQHSTVSSSNTSGVKVVNSAQSLLTACPAISSQTFLDPNVYKNKKSHEQLSALKGSFCRNQFPGQAEVERLTKITGLSTKEIRKWFSDRRYHYRNVRGGRAVFPGDSALDSLPEVTLDVPPRGAELSPAAVAATPGPHHPPRRQSWHQAPDFTPTKYKERAPEQLKALESSFAQNPLPAEEEVNRLRGETKMTRREIDSWFSERRKKKVAEENKKVEEVAQQEDEEAENGGGEGEDSSDEQRATSENGSVDASGSNPNSAERKVSPIKINLKNLRVTESNGKNEVPGTGANEKGDGSSSRPPTPPKTKLNFKKTAQQRHLLKQMFVQTQRPTNQEYDAIVSQTGLPRAEVIRWFGDSRYGYKNGQLKWYENYRRGVFPPGLVEVSPAGRELLEDYYEKHKGLREEDVPGLCERARLGAQQLKVWFAVKAEEEGRGSGPEAAGSRRGPCGAGAEASESSEAWEPGGQEGSAGTPDAPGPPPATGLETD; encoded by the exons ATGGCTAGCAAAAGGAAATCCACAACTCCCTGCATGATACCAATAAAAACACTGGTGCTTCAGGAGACCGAACAGGATGCTGGAGAAGATGATCCTGAAGGAGCACAAGCAGAGGCtcctgcagaaggagcagcagcgAGTGATGCTGGGGCCAGCAACAGCAATAATGGAGCTTTGTCCAACGGGCACCGCGGCATTGCCGACGGTGACACTTACATCTGCAAGCCTTGTGACTTCGGGTCTCAAGACCTTCACCAGTTCTTTGGGCACTTGGACTCTGAGCACTCAGACTTTAGCAAAGACCCCGCCTTCGCGTGTGTCGGGTGCAGCTTCCTGGCCAACAGCCACGAAGGGCTCTCACACCACAACACCGAGTCGCACGCCGCCGAGACCAGCTTTGTCTGGAGGGTGGTGAAGCAGGACAGCCGTACAACCGTGGAGCAAAGTCTCTGTGAGGCCACCAGCAGCCATGACCTGCCAGCAGAGGTCCCTGAGGAAGGGGCAGATGGCCAGTCTGAAATTATCATTACCAAAACCCCTATCATGAAGATAATGAAGGGTAAACCCGAggccaaaaaaatccacacGCTGAAGGAGAATGTGGCAAGTCAGTTGGGTGGTGAGTCAGAGGTGAAGGATGGAGAGCATTCATTCTCAAATGGGTCGGTGCCAGTCAGCCAGCCCACTGCAAGTTCATCAAAGTCATCCCACATAGTGAACGGCTCCATCATAGGAAACGTGCCTGTTCTGCAGGCGGGTGTTGCACAGCTtgtgtctctgcagcagcagcccccgtTGCATCAGCAGCTCCCTACATCCAAATCCCTTCCCAAGGTGATGATCCCACTGAGCAGCATTCCCACATACAATGCTGCCATGGACTCCAACAGCTTCCTGAAAAACTCTTTCAACAAGTTCCCCTACCCCACCAAAGCTGAGCTGTGCTACTTGACAGTGGTGACCAAGTacccagaagagcagctgaagaTCTGGTTCACTGCCCAGAGGCTGAAGCAGGGCATTAGCTGGTCACCAGAGGAGATCGAAGATGCCAGGAAGAAGATGTTCAACACTGTTATTCAGTCTGTGCCACAACCCACCATTACAGTGCTGAACACGCCCCTGGTTGCAAATCCTGGGACTGTTCCCCATCTTATCCAGGCAACTTTACCAGGCCACGTGGtggggcagccagaggggacaggggggctGCTGGTCACGCAGCCCATCATGGCAAACGGGTTGAAGGGCACCAGCTCCTCTTTCACCTTGGCAGTGACTTCTGTCCCCAAGCCACAGCCGGCAGCGCAGCACAGCACCGTGAGCTCCAGCAACACATCCGGGGTCAAGGTGGTCAACAGCGCCCAGTCCCTGCTGACCGCCTGCCCTGCCATCTCCTCACAGACCTTCCTGGATCCCAATGTCTACAAAAATAAGAAGTCCCAtgagcagctctcagccctCAAAGGCAGCTTCTGCAGAAACCAGTTCCCTGGCCAGGCTGAAGTCGAGCGGCTGACAAAGATCACGGGCTTGTCCACCAAGGAGATCCGAAAATGGTTCAGCGACAGGAGGTACCACTACAGGAACGTGAGAGGCGGCCGGGCCGTCTTCCCTGGAGACAGCGCTCTTGATTCCCTGCCCGAAGTCACCTTAGATGTCCCAcccagaggagctgagctgagccctgcagcGGTGGCGGCTACGCCGGGCCCTCACCACCCACCACGGCGGCAGTCGTGGCACCAGGCGCCCGACTTCACCCCAACCAAGTACAAGGAGCGAGCGCCGGAGCAGCTGAAGGCCCTGGAGAGCAGTTTTGCCCAAAATCCCCTTCCTGCGGAGGAAGAGGTGAATCGCCTGAGGGGGGAGACGAAGATGACACGGAGGGAGATCGACAGCTGGTTCTcggagaggaggaagaagaaggtggCGGAGGAGAATAAGAAAGTGGAGGAGGTGGCTCaacaggaggatgaggaggcagAGAATGGCGGCGGGGAAGGGGAAGACTCCTCGGATGAGCAGAGGGCCACGAGTGAAAACGGCTCAGTCGACGCCTCCGGCAGCAACCCGAACTCGGCGGAGCGGAAGGTGAGTCCCATCAAAATCAACCTGAAAAACCTGCGAGTGACCGAGTCCAACGGCAAAAACGAGGTACCGGGGACCGGCGCAAATGAAAAGGGGGACGGCAGCTCCAGCCGGCCGCCCACCCCTCCCAAAACCAAACTGAACTTCAAAAAAACGGCCCAGCAGCGGCATCTGCTGAAGCAAATGTTCGTGCAGACCCAGCGCCCCACGAACCAGGAGTATGATGCCATCGTGTCCCAGACGGGCCTGCCGCGGGCCGAGGTCATTCGCTGGTTCGGGGACAGCCGCTATGGCTACAAGAACGGGCAGCTGAAGTGGTATGAGAACTACCGGCGGGGGGTCTTCCCCCCGGGGCTGGTGGAGGTCAGCCCCGCCGGCCGGGAGCTGCTCGAGGACTACTACGAGAAGCACAaggggctgcgggaggaggACGTGCCCGGCCTCTGCGAGCGCGCCCGCCTCGGCGCCCAGCAGCTCAAGGTGTGGTTTGCGGTGAAGGcggaggaggagggcaggggctCCGGGCCCGAGGCGGCCGGCAGCCGGAGAGGGCCGTGCGGAGCCGGCGCGGAGGCGTCGGAGAGCAGCGAGGCGTGGGAGCCGGGCGGCCAGGAGGGCAGCGCCGGGACCCCCGACGCCCCCGGCCCACCGCCCGCCACAGGGCTGG aaacagaCTGA